A segment of the Streptosporangiales bacterium genome:
GCTGCGGGCGAGGAGGACGGCTGGTTCAACGCGGCGGAGTTCGAGGAGAGCATGTCCACCCACTACGGGCGCATGATCCACCAGGACGACCGCACCATCATGTTCGCGAACCCCGAAGACGCCGCCGAGTTCCTCGACTTCGATCTCGTGGCTCGCTCGTAGCAGGGAGGTTGCCGTGTACGAGAAGGACGGCGAGAAGTACTTCGTGGTCGACGGCCACACCCACTTCTGGGACGCCAGCCCGGCCAACTGGATCCCCGGCCAGGAGCAATACGCGAAGGGCTGGATCGAGTGCTTCCACGCCTACCAGGGTCTCGGTCCGCCCGAGACGCACTGGTCGCTGGAGGAGTTCCAGAAGTACTCGGAAGAAAGGATGATGAAGGACGTCTTCGAGGACGGGCACGTCGACGTCGCCATCTTCCAGCCGACGAACCTAAGGCAGTGGTACAAGAACGGGTTCAACACGACGGAGGTCGATGGCGCACTGGCCGAGAAGCACCCCGGCCGGTTCGTCGTGAACACCACGTGGGACCCGCGCGACGGCGACCGCGGCCTGGACGTGCTGGAGGAGAACGTCGAGCGTTGGGGTTGCAAGGGCGTCAAGCTCTACACGGCGGAGTGGAAGGGCGACTCACGTGGCTGGAGCCTGAAGAGCGACGAGTCCGCCCGTTACCTGGCGAAGTGCCAGGCGCTCGGGGTGACGAACATCCACGTGCACAAGGGTCCGACGATCTGGCCGCTCGACAAGGATGCCTTCGACGTGTCGGACATCGACTTCGCGGCGACGAACTTCCCTGAGCTGAACTTCGTCGTCGAGCACGTCGGTCTGCCGAGGATCGAGGACTTCTGCTTCATGGCGACCCAGGAGCCCAACGTCTATGCCGGTCTCGCCGTCGTGGTCGGTGGGCTGATGCACGCCAGGCCGCGGTTCTTCGCCAAGGTCATGGGTGAGCTGATGTTCTGGCTGGGGGAGGACAAGCTGGTGTTCGGCGCGGACTACGCCATCTGGGAGCCAC
Coding sequences within it:
- a CDS encoding amidohydrolase family protein, with the protein product MYEKDGEKYFVVDGHTHFWDASPANWIPGQEQYAKGWIECFHAYQGLGPPETHWSLEEFQKYSEERMMKDVFEDGHVDVAIFQPTNLRQWYKNGFNTTEVDGALAEKHPGRFVVNTTWDPRDGDRGLDVLEENVERWGCKGVKLYTAEWKGDSRGWSLKSDESARYLAKCQALGVTNIHVHKGPTIWPLDKDAFDVSDIDFAATNFPELNFVVEHVGLPRIEDFCFMATQEPNVYAGLAVVVGGLMHARPRFFAKVMGELMFWLGEDKLVFGADYAIWEPRWQVEGFVDWQMPDSEEFADYSPLSVTAKKKILGLNAARLYDIEIPAELRPEAVPTETPVGVPGQ